The sequence AGCCGCCCGGCCAGCCACATAAGCGCCGCCATGATCGAGGCCGAGCGTCCCGCCTCGTTGGTCTGCGGCGGTCCATCAAGCCACGGCAGCAGCGCCTCGTCATGGTCGCGCGTGACCGCCAGAACCAGCGCGTCCACGGAGGCCTGATCGGTCACCTCGCCGCGATAGACCGGAGCCAAACGCAAGTCCGTGCCCGTCAGAACAAGGTTGTGATGCCCGCCCGCCAGCCGCAGCGGCAGCGCATCCTCCAGCGGCTTGCCCGGCCAATGGGCGATTCGCCTGCCCACCGCCGTCCCACCGCCCAGCAGCGCCAGTTGGCCGCGCACGACGCGCCCGGTGCACGGCGCACCGTTGTTCGTGGCGTGATCTGCCTGCCATTCGATGGCTTTTGCCGCCTCTTCGATCTCCATGATCGGGTTCATTCGGTTGCCCTTTGCGCAGCCCTGCCATATGGGCGGCGGGTTATGACCACCGCCGCACCACTCGTATTCGCCCTGCCCAAGGGCCGCATCCTCGACGAGGCCCTGCCCCTGCTCGAGAAAGCCGGGATCGTGCCCGAGGCCGAGTTCTTCGACAAGAGCTCGCGCGCACTCTCGTTCGCAACGAACCGGGCCGATGTGAAGATCATCCGCGTCCGCGCCTTCGACGTTGCGACGTTCGTTGCCCATGGCGCCGCGCACGCCGGCGTGGTCGGGTCAGATGTGATCGACGAATTCGACTATGCCGACCTCTACGCCCCGGTCGATCTCGACATCGGTCACTGCCGCCTGTCGGTGGCCGAACCGGTCAGCGCGGTAGAGAGCGGCGCCAATGCGCGGGAAAGCCACGCCCGCGTCGCCACCAAGTACCCGAACCTCACCCGCCGCCACTTCGAGAAGCTGGGCGTGCAAGCCGAGATCGTGAAACTGAACGGCGCGATGGAACTCGCCCCCTCGCTCGGCCTTGCCAGCCGGATCGTCGATCTGGTTTCCACCGGACGCACGCTCAAGGACAACGGTCTGGTCGAGACCAGCCGGATCATGCCGGTCTCGGCCCGCCTGATCGTCAACCGCACCGCGCTGAAAACAGACAGCGCGCGCATGGGCGAACTGGTCGATGCGTTCCGCGCGATGGTCGCCCGGAAGGATGCAGCCTGATGCAGCGGCTGAAATCCAGCGATCCCGATTTCGCCCGCGCCTTCGCCCGGCTCGTCAAGGACCGGCGCGAGAGCGACGAGAACGTTGCGCGCGATGTGCAGACGATCATCGAGGACGTGCGCCTGCGCGGTGACGAGGCTCTGGCCGAATACACCGAGAAGTTCGACGGCCACCTTCCGGCAGACGACGCATGGCGGATTTCGCCCGAGGCCTGCCGCGAAGCCTTCGACGCGCTCCAACCGGACCTTCGCGCCGCGCTCGAACTCGCCGCCCAGCGCATCCGCGATTACCATCAGGCACAGTTGCCCGAAGACCGCGA is a genomic window of Novosphingobium sp. MMS21-SN21R containing:
- the hisG gene encoding ATP phosphoribosyltransferase, with translation MTTAAPLVFALPKGRILDEALPLLEKAGIVPEAEFFDKSSRALSFATNRADVKIIRVRAFDVATFVAHGAAHAGVVGSDVIDEFDYADLYAPVDLDIGHCRLSVAEPVSAVESGANARESHARVATKYPNLTRRHFEKLGVQAEIVKLNGAMELAPSLGLASRIVDLVSTGRTLKDNGLVETSRIMPVSARLIVNRTALKTDSARMGELVDAFRAMVARKDAA